The following coding sequences lie in one Myxococcus xanthus genomic window:
- a CDS encoding MBL fold metallo-hydrolase: MSRLASVLLLLGVPWLGGCLFAGPRHQGPVTEHFDGRHFQNLEPVKPLSPEEIMEALRNGPPRGSWRDYEESPPGKPPPERVGPGQLRVTFINHATVLVQADGLNMLTDPIYSDRPSPVSFIGPRRVRPPGIRFEDLPPIDVVVVSHNHYDHMDLPTLRRLEEAHHPRFIVGLGNKALLDDEGFRQVVELDWWQSTEVAPGRTVTAVPARHSSNRGLTDIAATLWAGYVLSTSGGPVFFAGDTGFGPHFAMMAERFGPMRLSVLPIGAYRPTSFRPIHMGPVEALQAHKVLRSSTSVAMHYGTFALATDGQDEAKYHLLWLLAREPIRPRFWALGFGEGRDVPPLD; encoded by the coding sequence ATGTCGAGGCTCGCATCGGTGTTGTTGCTGTTGGGGGTTCCGTGGCTCGGAGGCTGTCTCTTCGCCGGCCCGCGTCACCAGGGACCGGTGACGGAGCACTTCGACGGTAGGCACTTCCAGAACCTGGAGCCCGTCAAGCCCCTGAGTCCGGAGGAGATCATGGAGGCGCTGCGAAATGGGCCTCCTCGGGGTTCCTGGCGGGACTACGAGGAGTCTCCTCCAGGAAAGCCGCCTCCGGAGCGCGTGGGGCCGGGACAGCTCCGGGTGACGTTCATCAACCACGCCACCGTGTTGGTCCAGGCGGATGGGCTCAACATGCTGACGGACCCCATCTATTCGGACCGTCCGAGCCCGGTGTCCTTCATCGGCCCCAGGCGCGTGCGGCCTCCGGGCATCCGCTTCGAGGACCTGCCACCCATCGACGTGGTCGTGGTGAGCCACAACCACTATGACCACATGGACCTGCCGACGCTGCGGCGCCTGGAGGAGGCGCACCATCCGCGCTTCATCGTGGGCCTGGGCAACAAGGCGCTGCTGGACGACGAGGGCTTCCGCCAGGTGGTGGAGTTGGACTGGTGGCAGTCCACGGAGGTGGCTCCGGGCCGCACGGTGACGGCGGTGCCGGCGCGGCACAGCTCCAACCGCGGGCTCACCGACATCGCGGCGACGCTCTGGGCGGGCTACGTCCTCTCGACGTCCGGCGGGCCCGTCTTCTTCGCTGGAGACACGGGCTTCGGTCCCCACTTCGCGATGATGGCCGAGCGCTTCGGGCCCATGCGGCTGTCGGTGCTGCCCATTGGTGCCTACCGGCCCACCTCCTTCCGTCCGATCCACATGGGGCCGGTGGAAGCCCTCCAGGCGCACAAGGTGCTGCGCTCGTCCACGTCGGTGGCCATGCACTACGGCACCTTCGCGCTCGCGACGGATGGCCAGGACGAGGCGAAGTACCACCTGCTGTGGCTGCTGGCGCGCGAGCCCATCCGGCCACGCTTCTGGGCCCTGGGCTTCGGCGAGGGCCGGGACGTGCCCCCGCTGGACTGA